The Sporosarcina sp. Marseille-Q4943 genome includes the window CATGGATATTCATCTTACATCCTCCAATCGAACTTGTAGCTCATAATTTACTGCCTTATCCATTGTAGTAAAGATGTCAAATAATGTCCACAATTGATATTGCCATATAAGCATTTTTTGATATTTTTTGATAGTTTTCGTCATTTTCCCCTATTATTCTTACGTGAACTGTGCTCCCGATCCACGTGATAAATGTATGCAAAAACTTCAGCAACGGCTTGGTATAATTGTTCCGGAATCGTTTCGTCCACATTGAGCTGCCCTAACAATTCGACCAATGTCGGATCCTCCTGTATCGGAACATCATGTTCTTTCGCCTTAGCCAAAATATTCTCTGCAATTTCCCCTTTTCCTTTTGCGACAACTTTCGGAGCATCCCCGGCATTCGGATCATAGGACAACGCGATCGCTTCTTTACGAGTATGTTTTTGCTCTGTCAT containing:
- a CDS encoding EscU/YscU/HrcU family type III secretion system export apparatus switch protein, which translates into the protein MTEQKHTRKEAIALSYDPNAGDAPKVVAKGKGEIAENILAKAKEHDVPIQEDPTLVELLGQLNVDETIPEQLYQAVAEVFAYIYHVDREHSSRKNNRGK